CCATGTCGTGGACGTACCGATTCTTTGAGAGCAAGGCGACCAAGGACGTCGTCAGCCAGCTCATCAATTCCTTCAACGGGCTGAGCAAGTACCAGGCGCTCACCGCCAAGATGGGCCACAGCGACGTCTCGAATGGCAAGGCGCGAGGCCTGGTGTTCTACGAAGAGCACGCCTCCATCAAGTCCATTCCTGGCGCGCCGGGCAAGCCCTGGCTCAGCACCCTCAAGGCCGTCTCCGCTGGCAGCAGCTACGAAACCGCCGCGGAGGAGATCTGCGCGCACCTGAACGGGCTCACCCCGGAGCAGGCCTCGCTCGCGCTCTTCTCGATGAGCGATATCTCCGGCTACACCTGCCACATGGGGCTGATCTACCCGACCAGCGTCAAGTAACCCGCCCGAAGCGACCTGGGACGGCGCCCCGAAGGGCGCTTCCGTCGCCGAGCGGTCAATCCCATCCACGACCCGCGACACCCACCTTTCACCAGGGGAGAACAGACATGGCCTGGACATTCAAATACATCGAAAAGAACGACGCGCGCGTCGTCATCACGAGCATGGCGACGGAGATCAGCCAACTGACCGAGAACGAAGCCGCGACGGCCAAGGCCGCCCACACGGATGCGAGGCATCGGGATTCGCGCGGCGCGGTGCTCTACAACAAGGACGCGGGAACCCCTCCGCCCTACAACCTGGAGGGCACCTGGACGGAGCGGCTTTGGACCTTCGACCCCGCCTCCGACTACACGACGAACCTCCTGGAGCTCTGCAAGTTCCTCAATGACGTGCTCACGCCGACCGAGGCCGCGTACGCCAAGTTCTCCATGAGCGATTACTACAACGGCACCTGCTACATGCTGTTGGTCTATCAACGGGCCAGCTGATCGCATTGCCAGACATTCCCGGTCAGTCCCAAGATACGGAGCGACACAATGGCCCAGGCAGCCACGATTCAAGGCGGAGATGCATCCAACGCCAACAACTTCCGCGACCCCCTCTCCAGCGACGTCAATCCACGGACGGGAAGGTTGCGCATCTCCGTCGCGGCGCCACGGCTGCCTGGGCTGGGAGGACTGGACGTGGATCTGGGCATTGACTACACCCAGAGCGACCAGGCACCTCCCAGGACCGTCCTGGGGCTGCCGGCGATGTGGCAGTTCCGGCTCAGCTACATCGTCGGCGGACGGATTGTCATCAATGGTTCTCAATCCCATGCGCTGGATCAGCGCTGGCCTTGCGGCATGAAGTACCACGTCCTCCAGGACATGAGCCTGGAGACCCTGAACAAGATGCCAGCGCTTCCCTTCGAGGAGGCCAAGGACCAGCGCTCCCTCAACATCCTGTCCTTCCTCGACGGACGGAAGCAGTACTTCGATCTCCACGGGCGGCTGATCGCCTCCGCGGACCCGCACGGCAACCACATCCTGTACTTCTACGAGGAGCCAGCGGACCGCTCCGTCTTCTTCACGCGCCTCACGCGCATCGTCGACACCTACGGCCAGACGGTCTCCTTCGAGTACCCGGCCAACGGCATCCAGATCACCCTGCCCCCCGGTGATGGGAGCGCGCAGCGGATCCTGTATGAGTTCGACTCGCCCACCGCGCTGAAGGCCTATCACGACCCGGCCGGAAGGAAGACCCTGTTCACCCACGGCGGCGGACAGCTCAACCGCCGGCTGCTCACCCGCATCCAGTCTCCCAACCAGTTCGAAACCCTCTTCACCTACAAGACGCTGGACGTCCGCAAGGAAGGGAAAGCAAGCCGCCTGGATGTCATCCACCAGGTCATCCGCAAGGCGCAGGGGATTGAACGCACCACTGAATACAATCTGGACCCGAACAAGGACCACCGGAACTACACCGGCAACCCCACCTACGAGCTGTCCTCCAAGGACACCTTGATGGAGAGCACGGACCACCGCTACCGCTACGTCACCACCGTGGATGACGGCGCCACCCTCACCCGCCGCACGTACAACCGGCTGCACCTGGAGCTGAAGACCGAGGTCTATTCCAAGAGTGATCCCGGCGACCTGATCACCACCACCCTCTTCACCTACCCGGGGCAAGGCGCCGACGTGTCCTTCCCTGCCCACAACGCCCTCCCCAAGTCCTACGAGCGGCCCGCCCAGGTGGAGGTGAGGACCTACGACGCCGGTCCCGGCGGCGACACGAAGCCCTATCGCGCCCGGAAGACGGTGAACGCCTACAACGACGCGGGGCAGCCGACCGCCACCGAGGTCTCCACGGCGGCCGCCGGAGGCGCCTTCCAGACAAAGCGCAAGGAGGTCCTCCAGTACGATCCACGCTTCGGGCTGCTGCTGCTGCACGACGTCCACGATTACCAGGCCACGGGCCTCATCAGCGCCCAGCCCGTCATCACCCGCGTCGTCCAGACGCTGAGCTCCGACGGCAGCCAGGTCGTCAGTACCCAGACAGGCTTCGTGACCGACGGGGCGTTCAGCGCCTCGCGCACCACCCGCTACGAATACGACGCCGCGGGACGGGTCACGCTCCAGACGGACACCGGGGCGTCCGGCACCGAGTCCTCCGCCCTCCAGACGGCGTACACGCACGCCCCCGGAAAACACCGGTTGACCGTCCAGCAGACCGACGCCGTGGGCGACGTCCGCAGCCAGGAGTACGACACCGCCACGGGCCTGCTCTCCTCCGAGACGAACGCCCGGGGCACCACCACCTACGGCTACGACACCCTGGGGCGCAAGAGCTCCACCGTCGATCCGCTGGGCGTCACCACCACCTGGACCTACGACGATGCGACCCGGTCCACCACGGTGGTGAACGCCAATGGCTACAGCGCCACCCTCCGGGACAATGGCTTCGGAGAGCTGCTCCTCCACACCGACAACGCCGGTCCCCAGGGCGCTGCCCGCGTTCACAACAGCCGGACTTATGACGCCCTGGGCCGTCTGATCCAGGAGACCGGCATCCTCGGCGAGGGCTCGAAGCTGACGTACGCCTACGATACCCGGGGCCGCCTGAGCCAGCTCACCGACAGCGAAGGCAACGTCAGCACCTATGCCTATGACGAGCTCCAGGGCAGCCAGACCGAGTTCTTCAACGGCATCAAGCTGCGGACCCAGTGGTTCGACGATGAGCAGCGCATCCTCCAGGAGGAGAGCTTCCAGGCCACGCCGGGCACCTCTCGCGCCACGCTCACCGGCCATGACGGCAACGGGAACGTCGTCCTCCAGAAGACGGGCACCCGGGCGGGCACCGCCGCCATCGCCTGGAACAGCACCCAGCGCATCACCCGCGACATCCTCGGCAACGAGGTGCGGACCGAGACCACGGGCAGTGACGGCACCACCGTCATCCACCTGGAGGACCGGGACCTCCACGGTCAGGTCCTGCGCACCACCCGCACGCTTCAGCGGGCCGGGCAGGCCAGCGCCGCCTCCGTCCAGGGCGAGACGTGCCGGTACGACGCGGCGGGCCACCTCCTGCAGGCATCCAATCCCCTGGGCCAGAACGAAACCCTGACGTACGAGCACGGCGCGGTGAAGACCCGCCAGGACCTGGCGGGGACGCTGTTCACCCGGACGTATGACGCCGTGGGGCAGCTCACCGAGGAGCGCTTCACGGAGGGCAACGTGATTCACCGGTTCGTCCGCGCCCATGACAACACCACCCGCCGGCTGACGTCCGTGGAACACCTGGCCGGAAATCAATCCCACGGCAGGATTGAGTACACGTACTCGCCAGAGGGACTGCTGACGTCCACCCGTTCGCTTCCGGAGGACAAGACGCTTCAGTGGGAGTACTCCGCCACGACGAATCAGCTGCGCTGCTTCACCGACGCGGCCGGGGTCGCGACCCGCTTCACCTATACCCGCGGCGGTCAGGTGGAGACGGTGAGCTCCGGGAGCGACGCGAGCGCGAAGACCCTCACCGTCGGCTACTACTCCAAGGCGGACTCCGCCGCGCACAGCGGCAAGGTCCAATCCCTGACCTTCAGCGGCGGCCTGGCCATCCGCTACCAATACGATGGCGCGGGGCGCGTCGCGACCGTCCAGGCGCGCGCGGGCACACAGGACGTGCTCACCGTCGCCTATTCGTATGACGAAGCCACGGGCTTCATCACGCGAAAGGTCTTCTCCTCCGCCCGGTCGCCCCAGGACGTCTCGCTCAACCACCAGGTGAGCTACCAGTATGACGGGCTCGGGCAGCTGCTCCACGAGGAGGTGCAAGACCCGAAGGGGGTCCTGCTCACGCGCCGGACCTACGGCTACGACGCCGCCGGCAACGTCACGCGCCAGACCCTGACCCGCGCGGGCCTTCCGGATGAGACCACGGGCTTCACGTACGACGCGGACAACAAGCTCCTCACGCTCCAGTTGGAGGGTGGCTCTCCACGAAGCCTGGCCTACGACCTGCTGGGCAACCTCACGGACGATGGCGCGGGGCGCACGTTCCAGTACAACGCGCTCGGTCAGCTGACGGGCTTCAAATCCAAGACCCTCAACTACACCTACACCTATCACCCGGACGGGCTGCGCAAGAGCAAGTGTCAGGCATCCCAGACGCCGGTGCGTTTCTATTACGACGGGCGACCGTCAGCCCGGCTCGTCAATGAAATCCAGGACGCCACGAGCGTCAGCCATGTCCAGGCCGGCGACCTCCGCTTCGCGCGTCAGGTGCCGGGACAGGACACGCAGGAGTTCCTCCACGACCAGAGCCATGTCGTGGCGGCGCTGACCGGGCAGGCCCTGTCGGGCGTCCGCTACGGCGCCTATGGCGAGCAGGAGCCCGTCGCGTCCGGGCCCCGGACCTTCCAGCTCCAGGACAATCCCTTTGGCTACAAGGGGGAGTACCAGGACGTGGAGTCGGGGCTCGTCTACCTGCGCGCGCGCTACTACGACCCCCAGCTCATGCGCTTCATCAGCCGCGACAGCGCGCCCCTGCTCAATCGCTACCAATACGCCCTGGGCAATCCTGTCATGCTGACGGACCCCTCCGGCAACCTGGCGTGGTGGGAATGGCTGACCCTGGGCGCCGCGCTGGTGGCCAGCGTGGTCGTGACCATCGCCACCGCTGGCGCCGGCTCCGCGCTGCTCGCCGGGGCGCTGGCCAGCACCAGCACGCTGGTCTCGTTGAGCGCGGAGGTGGGCATCGCGGTCGCCGCGGGCGTCGCCGGTGCGCTCGTGGGCAAGGGCGTGGAAGCGTTTGGCTACTCCGCCAGGGAAGGCCGCTGGGGGCTGGACCGGTACTTCGACAAGGAGCTGGGGATCGAGGTCGGGCTCGCCGCCATCAGCGGCGGGATCGGCGCCAAGGCCAGCTTCGTGGGCAACAAGGTCGTCGCGAAGGTGGTGGGGACGACCGGGCGCAAGGCGGTCGCCGCCCAGGCGCTGGTGGGGTTCGCGGTGGGCTCTGTCGAAGCGCTCGTCGCCGAGCCCCTGCTCCAGCAGTTCACCAAGGGCAAGGTGGACTGGGACGAGCGCATCTTCGGAGCCCTCGTCGGCGGAGGGTTCGCGGGGGCCGGAAGCACGTACCTGGGCGAGCGCGCCAGGCATCGCTACCTCCAGCGCACGCGGACCACGCCGGTCGTGGCGTTCAACCCGGGCACGACGGCGGGCCCCGCGATTTCGTTGGGGTCCGCCGGCGGGGCGGGGGACTTCGCCGCCATCCGGAGCGCCTACAGACAGCTGGACGCGGCCGGCCCCATCCGGGCCCCCAAGCCGCCCGCGGCCCCCGCGCAGTTCCTGCTTCCCGGCTTCCTTCCCTGAAACCCCGGCTGACCCCAAAAGGAGTCCTGCGTCATGGGACAGATTGACAAGGACGAGGGGGGCGACCCCTCCAACGCCAACAACTTCCGCGACCCCTTCTCCAGCGAGGTCAACCCCCGGACGGGCAAGCTGCGCATCTCCATCGCGGCCCCCGTCGTCCCGGGGCTCGGGGGGCTCGACGTGGACCTGGGCATCGACTACGTGCAGCTCGATGGCAGACAACCCCGGAGCATCCTGGGCCTGCCCCCGATGTGGAGCTTTCGCCTGAGCCACATCGTGGGCGGGCGGATCGTCATCCAGGGCTCGCAATCCCATACAGTGGACGCCCACTGGCCCAGCGGCATGAAGTACCACGCCCTCCAGGACATGAAGCTGGAGTCCTTCAACAGCCAGCCGGCGCTGCCCTTCGACGAGGCGAAGAGCCGCAAGTACCTGAGCGTCCTCACCCTGCTCGACGGCCGGAAGCAATACTTCGACCTCTGGGGCCGGTTGATTGCCCTTGCCGACGTCCACGGCAATCACATCCTCTACGAGTACCAGGCGCCTGACGACGCCTCCGTCCTCGGGACGAAGCTGCTGCGCATCGTCGATACGCATGGCCAGGTCTTCGCCTTCACCTATCCGGACGACGCCATCGAGATCTCCCTCCCCTCGGCTTCCGGACCGTCGCGCGGCATCCGCTACGAGTTCGACGCGGCCCGCCGCCTCAAGGCCTATCAAGATCCCGCCGGGCGGAAGACCTCCTTCACATACGCGGGAGGGCAGATCCTCAAGAACCTGCTCTCCCGGATCGACTCGCCCGAACAGCTCGCCACCACCTTCAGCTATGGCCTGCTCCAGGCGAAGGCGGACGCCACGGAGCGAAGGCTCGACGTCGTCACCGCGGTGACCCGCACGTTCCAGGGCGGCTCACACACCACGCGCTACCAGTACGACCCCGACGGAGACCACCACAACTACACCGGCCACCCGACCTACTCGCTCTCCTCCGGCGACGCGTTGCTGGAGAGCACGGACCACCGCTACCGGTACAGCGCCACCGTGGACGATGGCGTCACCCTCACCCGTCATACCTACAACCGGCTCCACCTGGAGACGCGGACCGACGTGCGTTCGAGCGCCACCTCCACGGACCTCATCGCCACCACCCTCTTCACCTATCCGGATCAAGGCGCCGACGGCAGCTTCCCCGCGATCAAGAAGCTCTCCGCGAACTACCAGATCCCCAGCCAGGTGGAGACCCGGACCTACAATCCCGGGGATGACAAGCACTTCCGCGCGCGCAAGGTGACCCAGACGTTCAACGAGGCGGGGCAGCTCACCCGCAGGGAGGAGGCCGTCGCGGCGGATGGCGTCACCTTCCAACAGGAGCGGGTGGAGACCTTCCGCTACGATTCTCGCTTCGGACTGGAGCTGGAGAAGGACGTCCACGACTCCCACGCCGGGGGCGAGTTCAGCGCGGCCCCCGTCATCACCCGCGTCGCCCAGGAGCTGAACGCCACGGGGAGCCTCGTCGCGAGCAGCGAGGTGGGCCTCGTCGAGTCGAACGTCTTCAAGCCCTCGCGGCGCCTGGTCTACACCCACGATGCCCGGGGGCGGCTCATCCGGGAGGAGCTCAGCCCCCCCGGCGCCAAGGCCGCCACCGCCGTCCTGGAGAACACCTACAGCCACGACGCGAAGTCATACCGCCTCACCGTCGTGTCGAAGGATCCCACGGGCGCGAGCAGGACCCGCCGCATCGACACGGCCACCGGCCAGGTCGTCTCCGAAACCGATGGACGCGGCAACACCCTGACCTACGCCTACGACGCGCTCGGCCGGAAGACGTCCGTGGTGGATGCGCTGAACATCACGACCCGCTGGACCTACGACGACGCCCAACGGACCCTCACCGTCCACAACGCCAACGGGTACGAGACCCGCGTCCAGTACAACGGTCTGGGGCAGGTGGTCCGCCAGGCCGACAATGCCGGCTCCAAGGGAGCGGAGCGCACGCTCTACAGCCGGGAATACGACGGACACGGCCGGCTCGTCGGCGAAACCGGCATCCTGGGTGAAGCCTCCCGGCTGACCCATGCCTATGACGACCGGGGACGGCTCCTCCAGGTCACGGACGCGGAAGGCAACGTCCGCGCGTATGAATACGACGAAGTCGCCGGCACCCAGACCGAGTCCTTCAACGGCCTGAAGACCCACCTGCGCCACATCAACGCCAGGCAGCAGATCACCCGGGAGGAGGCCTTCTCCACCGCCTCGGGCACCTCCCGCGTCACGTCCACCGGCCATGACGCCAGCGGACACGTGGTCTCCCAGCGGCAGGGGGAGCCGACCAGCGCCTCCCGCATCGAGCGACACATCACCCGGGACCTCCTGGGCAACGCGCTGCGGACCGAAACCCAGACAGGCGACGGCACCACGCTCATCCACCTGGAGGACCGCGATCTCTTCGGCAACCTCACCCTCACCACCCGGACGCTCCAGGTGGGCAAGCAGTCCGCCTCCGCCAGGGGCGAGCGCTTCCAGTCGGACGCGGCCGGCCGCATCACCCAGCTCACCACGCCCCTGGGCAAGAAGGAGACCTTCACCTACGACGCCAACGGCAACCAGACGTCGCGGACGGACCTCGCGGGCACCGCCTTCACCCAGACCTACGACGCCGTGAACGCGCTCTCCCAGACGGAGTTCCTGGATGGGAAGGTGAAACACAGGCTCGTGCGCACCCATGAAGCCACCACCCGCCGCCTGCTCACCCTGGAGCACTTCGAGGACGACACGTCCCGCGGCAGCATCACGTACACCTATACGCCCGATGGCCGGCTCACCTCCGCCCACCATCTCCCCGAAGACAAGCGCCAGAGCTGGGAATACTCCTCGCTGAGCAATCAGCTCACCCGCTTCACGGATGCCGCGGGCGTCTCCACCCTGTTCACCTACACCCCACAGGGGCGGCTCCAATCCCTGAAGACCGAAGGACAGCCGACTCAATCCCTCTCATTCTCGTACTACGGCAAGGCGGAGGACGCGGCCCACAGCGGCAAGGTGAAGACCCTCACGCTGGGCTCCGGCCTGTCCCTCGCCTATACCTATGACGGCTTTGGCCGCATCCTGACGACCACCGCGCGCGCAAGCGCCGTCGCCGGCACCAAGACCCTGGTCGAGATCAGCCACGGCTATGACGACAGCACCGGCAACCTCACCCGCCGGGTCTACTCCTCCGGGTACGCACCGCGGGACGCCGCGCTCAACCGGCAGGTGGACTATCAATACAACGGCCTGGGCCAGCTGACCCAGGAGCAGGAACAGGACGCCTCGGGCACGCTGCGCTCCCGCCGGACGTACGCCTACGACGCCGCGGGCAACGTGGTGAAACAGACCCTGACCCGCGCTGGCGTGAAGGACGAGGTCTCCCAGTACGAATATGACGCGGACAACAAGCTGACCTCCATCCAGGTGACAGGCGGCTCCACGCGGAATCTCGTCTACGACGCGCTGGGCAATCTCACCCAGGACGGTGCTGGCCGGAGCTTCACGTACAACGCCCTGGGCCAGCTCACGGGCTTCGTGGACGCCGCATCCCAGCGCTTCGCCTACAGCTACCAGCCGGATGGGTTGCGGCGGAGCAAGCGCCGCGCGAACGAAGCCCCCGTGCGCTTCTATTACGACGCCGCCGCGGCACCGAACATCACCACCGAGATCCAGGGGGAGGCGAGCGTCAGCCACCAGATGACGGGCTCCCTGCGCGCCTCGCGGCAGGTGCAGGGGAGCGACGCACTGGCGCTCCTCCATGATCAGAGCCACGTCGTGGCGACCCTCGCCGGGAAGACGCTCGCGGGCGACCGCTTCAGCGCGTATGGCGAAACGGACGGGGGCCCAGGCGATTTCACGCTCCAGGACAACCCATTCGGCTTCAAGGGCGAGTACCGGGACGCCGAGTCGGGCCTCGTCTACATGCGGGCGCGCTACTACGACCCGGGGCTCAAGCGGTTCATCTCCCGCGACAGCGTCCCCCTGTTCAACCGCTATGACTACGCCGATGGCAACCCGGTCATGATGAGCGATCCGACGGGGAACATGGCCTGGTGGGAATGGTTGACCCTGGGAGGCGCCCTGGTGGTGGGGGCCACGGTCACCATCGTCACCGCGGGGGTGGCGAGCGGGGTCTTCGCGGCGGCGCTCGCCAGCACCAGCACGCTGGTCGCCACAGGTACGGAGGTGGCCATCGCGATCGCCTCGGGAATCGCCGGAGCCATCGTGGGCAGCGCCATCACCGCCATTGGCACGTCCGCGGCGGAGAACCGGTGGGGCGCGGATCAGTTCTTCAACAAGGACCTGGGCATCAGTCTCGGCGTGGGCGTCCTGGGTTCGGGGATTGGCACCGCCTTGACCAAGGGAGGCCTGAAGGTCGCCTCAAAGCTCGTGGGAGAGGTCGGGCGGCGGTCGGCGGTCGGCAAGGCCCTCGCGGGGTTCGTGGGAGGCGGCTCCGAATCCTCGTTCAACTGGACGGTGTCCCAGGCGATCAGCAAGGGGCGCGTCGAGTGGGACCCGTCCCTGCTCCCCGTCGTCGGCGCGGGCGGCATCAGCGGTGCAACGAGCCAGTTCTGGGCAGCCCTCCGAAGCGCGGCATGGAAGCGCATGCACCGGGCGCGGGTGCGCGAGTTCGATGCGATCGCGGCCGTCGAATCCTACGACCCGACACACTTCACGCAGATCAATCCCGAACTCGATGTGCCCGTGTCGGGGGAAGCATGGTCCTCGCCTCCGAGCAGCCCTACCCCCAGCCTCTGGGACGGCTACTCGGAGCCCGGAGCCTTCCGCTTCTTCGGGTGAGCGCCGGCAGGCCCCGAAGCCTCGAAGCTCCGGGGCCTCCGGACGCTCAGGACTTGAGCTCCGGACGCGGCGAGGGCGTGGTCTCCGCGGGGGCCGACGCGTTGGCCCGCGCGTTCTGCTCCTCGATCCGCTGCACGACTTTGTTGAGCGGCGGCGCGTGGGCCCCGGCCGGGTTCTCCGTCTGGGCCCGGCGTGCCTCGCGCTCCTTGTAGCGGCGGATGGCGGGCGCCATGATTTCGCCAATCAGCGTCCGGTAGTCCATGCCGGCGCCCGCCGCGATGAGCACCAGGTCGCTCCAGCCGGGCGTGAGGCCGGGCAGCGGGTTGCACTCGATGAAGTAGATGCGCCCCTTGTCGTCCATGCGGAAGTCGATGCGCGCCACGTCGCGGCACCCCAGCGCCATGAACGAGTTGCGCGCCGCCGTGCGCAGCTTCTCCAGCAGCGCGGGTTCGATCTTCGCGGGCGCGTCGTAGCGGATGCGGTCCGTCCAATCCAGCTTGTGCTGGAAGCTGTAGACCGGGTTCTTCTCCGCCTTGTCCAGGAAGACGATCTCCATGGGCGGCAGCACGCGCGGGCGCCGCTCGCCCAGGAGGCCCACCGTGAACTCACGACCGCCGATGTACTCTTCAATCAGCGCGGGCTGCTGGTACTTGCCGGCGATCTCCTTCACCACGTCGCGCAGCTCCGCCTCGGAGTAGCAGACGCTCTTGGTGACGACGCCCTTGGAGCTGCCCTCCGCCACCGGCTTCACGATGAGCGGGAAGGTGGTGAACTCCTTGTTGAGGCGCTCCTTGCCCGTGACCATCAACTGGAAGTTGGGCGTGAGGATGCCCGCCTGACGGACGATCTTCTTCGCCAGCGCCTTGTCCAGCGCGAGCGACAGCGTCGCCGGGTCGCTGCCCGTGTACGGGATGTCCAGGAGCTCCAGCATCGCCGGCACCTGGCTCTCACGGTTGCGGCCCTTGAAGCCCTCCGCGATGTTGAAGACGATGTCCAACGGCGTGCTGGAGAGCACCGTGGGCAGCTCCGCCGTGGCCTCCAGGTCGATGACCTCGTGGCCCCACGACGCGATGGCCTCGCGGATGGCCTGGAGGGTGTTGGGCGAGTCGTACTCGGCCTCGCTGTCCTCCTGCACCGTCTCCGCCGTGGCGCTGGGCTTCACGCGCTTCACGTTGAAGCTGAAGCCCACGCGCAAGGGACCCGACTTGCGCGCGGGCCTGCCCTGGCGGCTCTTGTTGTCGCGGATCTTGTGGCGCTTGCCGGCGCTCTGGATGATGGAGTTGATGACCCCGTCCAGGTGCAGCCCCTCCAGCTCCGCCGCGGCGTAGATGCCCGCGCCCGGCTCCAGGCTGGGCAGCGCGTTGATCTCCAGGAAGTACGGCACGCCCGCGTCGGACACGCGGAAGTCCAGGCGGCCCAGGTCGCGGCAGTCCAGCACCTGGAGGATCTTCTGCGCCATCTTGCGGACGTCCTCGGACATCTTCGCCGGGATGTTCGCGGGGGCGCGCACGGACACGGCCTTCTCCCGGCGCGTCTTCAGCTCGTAGTCGTAGATGGCGTACTTGCGGCCCTCGGACGCCTCCGGGTCGATGACGTACTCCACCGGCGCGAGCACGCCGTCGTAGTCGTTGTCCACCGCGGCCAGGTACGGCACCGTCAAGTCGCGCCCGCTGATGTACTCCTCCACCAGCACGCCCGCCGGGTACTTCTCCAGCGCCTTCGCCACCTTCTCGCGCACCTGCTCCAGCGTCTCCGCGACGGAGTCCTGGGTGATGCCCTTGGAGGAGCCCTCGAAGTTGGGCTTCACGATGACGGGGAAGCGCAGGTTCTCCGGCTGCAGCTCGTTGAGCTTCTCCACGTACTGCCAGCCCGGCGTGCGGATGCCATGCTTGGAGAGGATGAGCTTGGTGAGCTGCTTGTCCAGCGTGAGCGCCAGCGCGTACGCGTCCGAGCCCGTGTACGCGAAGCCCAGCTCGTCGAAGAGCGCCGGGTAGAAGGCCTCACGGAAGCGGCCGCGGCGGCCCTCCGCCGTATTGAAGATGAGGTCCGGGCTGTACGCCTCCAGGCGGGCCACGGTGCGCGACGCGGGGCCGCTCACCTCGAAGCGCTCCAGGCGGTGGCCCAGCCGCTCGATGGCTCCCGCCA
The sequence above is drawn from the Corallococcus sp. NCRR genome and encodes:
- a CDS encoding RHS repeat domain-containing protein, with amino-acid sequence MAQAATIQGGDASNANNFRDPLSSDVNPRTGRLRISVAAPRLPGLGGLDVDLGIDYTQSDQAPPRTVLGLPAMWQFRLSYIVGGRIVINGSQSHALDQRWPCGMKYHVLQDMSLETLNKMPALPFEEAKDQRSLNILSFLDGRKQYFDLHGRLIASADPHGNHILYFYEEPADRSVFFTRLTRIVDTYGQTVSFEYPANGIQITLPPGDGSAQRILYEFDSPTALKAYHDPAGRKTLFTHGGGQLNRRLLTRIQSPNQFETLFTYKTLDVRKEGKASRLDVIHQVIRKAQGIERTTEYNLDPNKDHRNYTGNPTYELSSKDTLMESTDHRYRYVTTVDDGATLTRRTYNRLHLELKTEVYSKSDPGDLITTTLFTYPGQGADVSFPAHNALPKSYERPAQVEVRTYDAGPGGDTKPYRARKTVNAYNDAGQPTATEVSTAAAGGAFQTKRKEVLQYDPRFGLLLLHDVHDYQATGLISAQPVITRVVQTLSSDGSQVVSTQTGFVTDGAFSASRTTRYEYDAAGRVTLQTDTGASGTESSALQTAYTHAPGKHRLTVQQTDAVGDVRSQEYDTATGLLSSETNARGTTTYGYDTLGRKSSTVDPLGVTTTWTYDDATRSTTVVNANGYSATLRDNGFGELLLHTDNAGPQGAARVHNSRTYDALGRLIQETGILGEGSKLTYAYDTRGRLSQLTDSEGNVSTYAYDELQGSQTEFFNGIKLRTQWFDDEQRILQEESFQATPGTSRATLTGHDGNGNVVLQKTGTRAGTAAIAWNSTQRITRDILGNEVRTETTGSDGTTVIHLEDRDLHGQVLRTTRTLQRAGQASAASVQGETCRYDAAGHLLQASNPLGQNETLTYEHGAVKTRQDLAGTLFTRTYDAVGQLTEERFTEGNVIHRFVRAHDNTTRRLTSVEHLAGNQSHGRIEYTYSPEGLLTSTRSLPEDKTLQWEYSATTNQLRCFTDAAGVATRFTYTRGGQVETVSSGSDASAKTLTVGYYSKADSAAHSGKVQSLTFSGGLAIRYQYDGAGRVATVQARAGTQDVLTVAYSYDEATGFITRKVFSSARSPQDVSLNHQVSYQYDGLGQLLHEEVQDPKGVLLTRRTYGYDAAGNVTRQTLTRAGLPDETTGFTYDADNKLLTLQLEGGSPRSLAYDLLGNLTDDGAGRTFQYNALGQLTGFKSKTLNYTYTYHPDGLRKSKCQASQTPVRFYYDGRPSARLVNEIQDATSVSHVQAGDLRFARQVPGQDTQEFLHDQSHVVAALTGQALSGVRYGAYGEQEPVASGPRTFQLQDNPFGYKGEYQDVESGLVYLRARYYDPQLMRFISRDSAPLLNRYQYALGNPVMLTDPSGNLAWWEWLTLGAALVASVVVTIATAGAGSALLAGALASTSTLVSLSAEVGIAVAAGVAGALVGKGVEAFGYSAREGRWGLDRYFDKELGIEVGLAAISGGIGAKASFVGNKVVAKVVGTTGRKAVAAQALVGFAVGSVEALVAEPLLQQFTKGKVDWDERIFGALVGGGFAGAGSTYLGERARHRYLQRTRTTPVVAFNPGTTAGPAISLGSAGGAGDFAAIRSAYRQLDAAGPIRAPKPPAAPAQFLLPGFLP
- a CDS encoding RHS repeat-associated core domain-containing protein — protein: MGQIDKDEGGDPSNANNFRDPFSSEVNPRTGKLRISIAAPVVPGLGGLDVDLGIDYVQLDGRQPRSILGLPPMWSFRLSHIVGGRIVIQGSQSHTVDAHWPSGMKYHALQDMKLESFNSQPALPFDEAKSRKYLSVLTLLDGRKQYFDLWGRLIALADVHGNHILYEYQAPDDASVLGTKLLRIVDTHGQVFAFTYPDDAIEISLPSASGPSRGIRYEFDAARRLKAYQDPAGRKTSFTYAGGQILKNLLSRIDSPEQLATTFSYGLLQAKADATERRLDVVTAVTRTFQGGSHTTRYQYDPDGDHHNYTGHPTYSLSSGDALLESTDHRYRYSATVDDGVTLTRHTYNRLHLETRTDVRSSATSTDLIATTLFTYPDQGADGSFPAIKKLSANYQIPSQVETRTYNPGDDKHFRARKVTQTFNEAGQLTRREEAVAADGVTFQQERVETFRYDSRFGLELEKDVHDSHAGGEFSAAPVITRVAQELNATGSLVASSEVGLVESNVFKPSRRLVYTHDARGRLIREELSPPGAKAATAVLENTYSHDAKSYRLTVVSKDPTGASRTRRIDTATGQVVSETDGRGNTLTYAYDALGRKTSVVDALNITTRWTYDDAQRTLTVHNANGYETRVQYNGLGQVVRQADNAGSKGAERTLYSREYDGHGRLVGETGILGEASRLTHAYDDRGRLLQVTDAEGNVRAYEYDEVAGTQTESFNGLKTHLRHINARQQITREEAFSTASGTSRVTSTGHDASGHVVSQRQGEPTSASRIERHITRDLLGNALRTETQTGDGTTLIHLEDRDLFGNLTLTTRTLQVGKQSASARGERFQSDAAGRITQLTTPLGKKETFTYDANGNQTSRTDLAGTAFTQTYDAVNALSQTEFLDGKVKHRLVRTHEATTRRLLTLEHFEDDTSRGSITYTYTPDGRLTSAHHLPEDKRQSWEYSSLSNQLTRFTDAAGVSTLFTYTPQGRLQSLKTEGQPTQSLSFSYYGKAEDAAHSGKVKTLTLGSGLSLAYTYDGFGRILTTTARASAVAGTKTLVEISHGYDDSTGNLTRRVYSSGYAPRDAALNRQVDYQYNGLGQLTQEQEQDASGTLRSRRTYAYDAAGNVVKQTLTRAGVKDEVSQYEYDADNKLTSIQVTGGSTRNLVYDALGNLTQDGAGRSFTYNALGQLTGFVDAASQRFAYSYQPDGLRRSKRRANEAPVRFYYDAAAAPNITTEIQGEASVSHQMTGSLRASRQVQGSDALALLHDQSHVVATLAGKTLAGDRFSAYGETDGGPGDFTLQDNPFGFKGEYRDAESGLVYMRARYYDPGLKRFISRDSVPLFNRYDYADGNPVMMSDPTGNMAWWEWLTLGGALVVGATVTIVTAGVASGVFAAALASTSTLVATGTEVAIAIASGIAGAIVGSAITAIGTSAAENRWGADQFFNKDLGISLGVGVLGSGIGTALTKGGLKVASKLVGEVGRRSAVGKALAGFVGGGSESSFNWTVSQAISKGRVEWDPSLLPVVGAGGISGATSQFWAALRSAAWKRMHRARVREFDAIAAVESYDPTHFTQINPELDVPVSGEAWSSPPSSPTPSLWDGYSEPGAFRFFG